From Lysinibacillus sp. SGAir0095, the proteins below share one genomic window:
- a CDS encoding DEAD/DEAH box helicase, protein MDIKINLKTIKDMCGTVSFKRGDSFYRAGKVSINNHTTEICEATVKGTEDFHVTIERLKNGEFLSSCSCPSLPNIKHSCQHTAAVLIALYELKKQGISYENIHNEKERELTNDFMTLFTREASRKSGQQLHFEKRGVVEARFNLKPVMILGNEYLFGIEADIATAKVQNIRQFLQDVREGKTSSISSTANYDPALQCFSAEVDALIHQLIHVAQDERVYLETKADMTGYAISNEHLLIPPSAWPSLKPLLLNAPSVTLERSDYSYTSLKFQNDPPPLQFYLVEDHQNYLLHMKGFNQLIILDAYNVVISEGEIYQLDGQDCERLVQLKKMIVTPASNAISINKDQIEFFMKKVVPGLKKIGNVQLSRGVTEQFMKTPLVVKVYLDRLKNRLLAGLEFHYENVVIQPLESRETPIGPMIIRDLTKEDEILELMEDSGFTITEGGYYMQNEELEYEFLYHTVPQLQRLAQVYATTAVRVRIVRDNAFPKIKVKVPKERTDWLEFKFEMDGIADKHIKEILKALEIKQKYYRLPSGSLLSLQTREMEEIRRFLSAIPAQEDDFEASLNMPILEGLKFLDLMDESEVFSPEESFRQFVDQLLQPSNLEFTVPENLHPILRDYQKQGFKWMKALASYGFGGVLADDMGLGKTLQSITFIVSELASIREQKLPVLIVCPSSITYNWLHEIITFAPELQAIVIDGKKEDRERLLRELHEVDVIITSYPLLRRDSKWYEKQSFHTVFYDEAQSFKNPYTQTARTVKKIQAKNRFGLTGTPVENSLEELWSIYHVVFPQLFQGLEEYSHLTRKSIARRVRPFLLRRVKFDVLPELPEKHEHLDISELLPEQKKLYTAMLAKLRHDTLKHLDKQTFQKNRIRILAGLTRLRQICCHPALFVDGYKGGSAKFEQLMQILEESRLSGRRVLIFSQFTKMLELIGRELTMHGQSYFYLDGKTPSEERVDLCNRFNDGEQDLFLISLKAGGTGLNLTGADTVILYDLWWNPAVEDQAADRAYRMGQKNDVQVIKMVAKGTIEEKMNVLQAKKRDLISEIVDSDGKTQTSLTEEDIREILTI, encoded by the coding sequence ATGGATATTAAAATAAATTTAAAAACCATCAAAGATATGTGTGGAACCGTCTCCTTTAAAAGAGGAGACTCTTTTTATCGTGCAGGTAAAGTTTCCATTAACAACCATACAACAGAAATTTGTGAAGCAACCGTCAAGGGAACTGAAGACTTCCATGTGACAATTGAGCGGCTGAAAAATGGGGAATTTCTATCTTCTTGTAGCTGCCCATCGTTGCCAAATATTAAACACAGCTGTCAGCACACTGCAGCGGTTCTAATTGCACTTTACGAACTGAAAAAACAAGGAATTTCTTATGAAAATATACATAATGAAAAGGAACGCGAATTAACAAATGATTTCATGACACTTTTTACGCGAGAAGCCAGCAGGAAAAGTGGACAACAGCTTCATTTTGAAAAAAGAGGAGTTGTTGAGGCTCGTTTTAACTTGAAACCAGTTATGATACTAGGGAATGAGTATTTGTTTGGAATTGAAGCAGATATTGCAACTGCCAAGGTGCAAAATATCCGGCAATTTTTACAGGATGTCCGTGAAGGGAAAACAAGTTCTATTTCGTCGACAGCAAACTATGATCCAGCGCTGCAATGTTTTTCTGCTGAAGTCGATGCATTAATTCACCAGCTAATTCATGTGGCTCAGGACGAAAGGGTTTATCTAGAAACAAAAGCTGATATGACCGGGTATGCAATCAGTAATGAACATTTGCTTATTCCTCCATCTGCGTGGCCCAGTCTAAAACCTTTACTATTAAATGCACCTTCTGTAACACTGGAGAGGAGTGACTATTCCTATACAAGCTTAAAGTTTCAAAATGATCCGCCTCCTTTACAATTTTATTTAGTGGAAGATCATCAAAACTATCTTCTCCATATGAAAGGATTTAATCAATTAATCATTTTGGATGCCTATAATGTTGTGATTAGTGAGGGAGAGATCTATCAGTTAGATGGACAGGATTGTGAACGACTGGTTCAACTGAAGAAAATGATTGTAACTCCAGCATCAAATGCGATTTCCATAAATAAGGACCAAATAGAATTCTTTATGAAAAAAGTGGTTCCTGGTTTAAAAAAAATCGGCAATGTGCAGCTATCCAGAGGGGTAACAGAACAATTCATGAAAACTCCACTGGTGGTTAAGGTTTACTTGGACCGTTTAAAAAATCGCCTCCTTGCAGGTCTTGAATTTCATTATGAAAATGTCGTGATTCAACCATTGGAAAGTCGAGAAACGCCTATTGGTCCCATGATTATTAGAGATCTAACTAAAGAAGATGAAATACTGGAACTGATGGAGGACAGTGGCTTTACAATAACCGAAGGCGGGTATTATATGCAAAATGAGGAATTGGAGTATGAATTTCTTTATCATACAGTGCCTCAGCTTCAGCGACTTGCCCAAGTTTATGCAACTACTGCTGTCCGTGTTCGTATTGTGAGGGACAATGCATTTCCGAAAATAAAAGTGAAGGTACCTAAAGAACGAACTGATTGGCTGGAGTTTAAGTTTGAGATGGACGGTATTGCCGACAAGCACATAAAGGAAATCTTAAAAGCACTTGAAATCAAACAAAAATACTATCGACTTCCCAGTGGCTCCTTGCTATCACTGCAAACTAGGGAAATGGAGGAGATTCGTCGTTTTCTATCGGCAATACCTGCTCAAGAAGATGATTTTGAAGCTAGTTTAAATATGCCAATTCTAGAAGGGCTAAAGTTTCTTGATTTGATGGATGAAAGTGAAGTGTTTTCTCCCGAAGAATCCTTCCGTCAGTTTGTTGATCAATTACTGCAGCCATCCAACTTAGAGTTTACTGTGCCTGAAAATTTACATCCTATTCTAAGGGATTACCAAAAGCAAGGATTTAAATGGATGAAGGCACTGGCAAGTTACGGTTTTGGCGGAGTGCTGGCAGATGACATGGGTCTCGGGAAGACTTTGCAAAGTATTACGTTTATCGTTTCGGAGCTAGCAAGTATACGTGAACAAAAACTTCCTGTTTTAATCGTTTGTCCATCATCTATAACGTATAATTGGCTCCATGAAATCATTACGTTTGCACCAGAGCTTCAAGCAATTGTTATTGATGGGAAAAAGGAAGATAGAGAAAGGCTGTTGAGGGAACTACATGAAGTCGATGTCATTATCACATCCTATCCACTACTGCGTCGGGACAGTAAATGGTATGAGAAACAATCCTTTCATACGGTTTTTTATGACGAAGCACAAAGCTTTAAAAACCCTTATACGCAAACAGCTAGAACTGTTAAGAAAATCCAGGCGAAAAATCGATTTGGCTTAACTGGAACACCGGTGGAAAATTCACTTGAAGAGCTATGGTCCATCTATCATGTCGTATTCCCTCAGCTTTTCCAAGGGCTTGAGGAATACAGTCATCTAACAAGAAAGTCGATTGCCCGTCGTGTTCGGCCATTTTTACTCCGCCGTGTTAAATTTGACGTGTTGCCGGAGTTGCCTGAAAAACATGAGCATCTTGATATTTCCGAGCTGCTTCCAGAACAAAAGAAGCTCTATACAGCCATGTTAGCCAAGCTCCGACATGATACGTTAAAGCATCTTGATAAACAAACATTCCAAAAGAATCGAATTCGGATTTTAGCAGGTCTAACAAGATTACGCCAAATCTGTTGTCATCCCGCTTTGTTTGTTGATGGATATAAAGGTGGTTCGGCAAAGTTTGAACAGCTTATGCAAATTTTAGAGGAGTCTCGACTATCGGGAAGACGAGTTTTGATTTTCTCTCAATTTACTAAAATGCTTGAACTAATAGGGAGAGAACTGACGATGCATGGACAAAGCTATTTCTATCTCGATGGAAAAACACCTTCTGAAGAAAGAGTAGATTTGTGTAATCGTTTTAATGATGGGGAGCAGGATCTTTTTTTAATCTCATTAAAAGCTGGTGGAACGGGTTTAAACCTGACTGGAGCAGATACGGTCATTTTATATGATTTGTGGTGGAATCCAGCAGTAGAGGATCAAGCCGCAGACCGTGCCTATCGAATGGGTCAGAAAAATGATGTACAAGTGATTAAGATGGTGGCAAAGGGGACAATTGAAGAAAAGATGAATGTACTCCAAGCAAAAAAGAGAGACCTCATTTCGGAGATTGTTGATTCCGATGGAAAAACTCAAACCTCTTTAACGGAAGAAGATATAAGAGAAATATTAACGATATAA
- the ltrA gene encoding group II intron reverse transcriptase/maturase translates to MQLLEKILSNRNMNEAYLCVFRNKGASGVDGITVDELKQYLKENKDELRERIRTRKYQPQAALRVEIPKENGKMRKLGIPTVVDRVVQQAIHQVLSPIFEKEFSEYSYGFRPNRSCEMAIIKSLEFLNDGHDWIVDIDLERFFDTVNHDKLMRIISNTIVDGDVISLIRKYLVSGVMVKGTYEETPIGTPQGGNLSPLLSNIMLNELDKELESRGLQFVRYADDALIFVKSEKSANRVMESVVKFIEKKLGLIVNAEKSKIARPKDLKFLGFGYYYDSKYKKYQVRPHPMSVQKFKRKLRQLTKRNWSIPLDYRILKLKQVIFGWVNYFRTANMKTAMREIDMKLRLRIRVIIWKQWKVPRKQIRSLIQLGIPEEEAKGLTFCRKGYRFIGLSKVVQRAMSNKRLEQRGIPSALERYLEVHTVI, encoded by the coding sequence GTGCAACTATTAGAAAAGATTCTAAGCAATCGAAATATGAATGAAGCCTACTTATGTGTCTTTAGAAATAAAGGTGCAAGTGGGGTCGATGGAATAACGGTCGATGAACTTAAACAGTATCTGAAAGAAAACAAGGATGAGCTACGTGAGCGCATCAGAACTAGAAAATACCAACCACAAGCTGCCTTACGAGTGGAGATCCCAAAAGAAAATGGTAAGATGCGCAAACTGGGAATACCAACAGTAGTGGATAGGGTCGTTCAACAGGCAATTCATCAAGTACTCAGCCCGATATTTGAAAAAGAGTTTAGTGAATACAGTTACGGTTTCAGACCAAATAGAAGTTGTGAGATGGCAATTATAAAAAGCCTCGAATTTCTGAATGATGGACACGATTGGATAGTGGACATTGACCTTGAAAGATTTTTCGATACAGTCAACCATGATAAACTAATGCGAATTATATCCAATACAATCGTTGATGGAGATGTCATTTCTTTAATAAGAAAATACTTGGTCAGTGGGGTCATGGTAAAGGGTACATATGAAGAAACACCAATTGGAACTCCGCAAGGAGGAAACCTCAGCCCACTGTTAAGTAACATAATGTTGAATGAACTGGACAAGGAACTAGAAAGTAGAGGGCTTCAATTCGTGAGATATGCGGATGACGCCCTTATCTTCGTAAAGAGCGAGAAGTCTGCAAATCGAGTGATGGAATCAGTCGTGAAGTTTATAGAGAAGAAATTAGGGTTGATAGTCAATGCAGAAAAGAGTAAAATCGCTCGTCCAAAAGATTTGAAATTCTTGGGGTTTGGATATTATTACGATTCAAAATACAAGAAATATCAAGTTCGACCACATCCAATGTCAGTACAGAAATTTAAAAGGAAACTTCGGCAACTAACTAAGCGAAACTGGAGCATTCCGTTAGACTACCGAATATTGAAACTAAAACAAGTAATATTTGGTTGGGTAAATTACTTTAGAACTGCAAACATGAAAACGGCTATGCGTGAAATTGATATGAAACTACGCTTAAGAATAAGGGTAATTATTTGGAAACAATGGAAGGTACCAAGAAAACAGATTCGGTCGCTAATCCAATTAGGGATACCCGAAGAAGAAGCCAAAGGCTTAACATTCTGTAGGAAAGGTTATCGATTTATCGGATTATCGAAAGTTGTTCAAAGAGCAATGTCTAATAAAAGACTAGAACAGAGGGGAATACCCTCTGCTCTTGAACGTTACTTAGAAGTACACACTGTAATATAA